A region from the Cryptosporangium arvum DSM 44712 genome encodes:
- a CDS encoding nitroreductase/quinone reductase family protein has protein sequence MSVVEQVRYLEPGWFTTKIFNRVVHGLTRAGLSVAGSRILRVRGRTSGEWRENPVNVLGLDGVRYLIAPRGATQWVRNLRVGGGGELRVGRRTEAFTADELPDEVKLPILREYLRKWGWEVGQFFDGITTASTDAELAAIAPGFPVFRLR, from the coding sequence ATGAGTGTCGTCGAGCAGGTCCGGTACCTCGAGCCCGGCTGGTTCACCACGAAGATCTTCAACCGCGTCGTGCACGGGCTCACCCGGGCCGGGCTGAGCGTGGCCGGATCGCGGATCCTGCGCGTCCGCGGCCGGACGAGCGGAGAGTGGCGCGAGAACCCGGTCAACGTGCTGGGCCTGGACGGCGTCCGGTACCTGATCGCCCCGCGCGGCGCGACCCAGTGGGTGCGCAACCTCCGCGTCGGTGGCGGGGGCGAGCTGCGGGTGGGCCGCCGGACCGAGGCGTTCACCGCGGACGAGCTGCCCGACGAGGTGAAGCTGCCGATCCTGCGCGAGTACCTGCGGAAGTGGGGCTGGGAGGTCGGCCAGTTCTTCGACGGGATCACCACGGCCTCCACCGATGCCGAACTCGCGGCGATCGCTCCGGGCTTCCCGGTGTTCCGCCTGCGCTAG
- a CDS encoding TetR/AcrR family transcriptional regulator, protein MTAPRTARARAREELTREIKAAAGRQLTEVGAAALSLRAVARELGMASSAVYRYFPSRDELLTALIVDAYDAVGTAAERAEAAVGRAEHAQRWLATATGVRAWALAHPEEYALIFGSPVPGYRAPTVTIDPASRIPRLLLRILQDAASPIGNDVPVPAPVHDDFDALRALVAPDLRDPQLARILMAWTQLIGSISFELFGHLNNVVRNYETYFVFQMTTIGRELGLR, encoded by the coding sequence GTGACCGCACCCCGAACCGCCCGCGCCCGGGCCCGCGAAGAGCTCACCCGGGAGATCAAGGCCGCCGCCGGGCGTCAGCTCACCGAGGTGGGCGCGGCGGCACTGTCCCTGCGTGCGGTCGCCCGCGAGCTCGGGATGGCCTCCTCGGCGGTGTACCGCTACTTCCCCAGCCGCGACGAACTGCTGACCGCGCTGATCGTCGATGCCTACGACGCGGTCGGCACCGCCGCCGAACGGGCCGAGGCCGCGGTCGGGCGCGCCGAGCACGCCCAGCGCTGGCTCGCCACCGCGACCGGCGTCCGGGCCTGGGCCCTGGCCCACCCCGAGGAGTACGCGCTGATCTTCGGCAGCCCCGTCCCGGGCTACCGCGCGCCGACGGTCACGATCGACCCGGCCAGCCGGATCCCCCGGCTGCTGCTCCGCATCCTCCAGGACGCGGCGAGCCCGATCGGGAACGACGTCCCCGTGCCCGCACCCGTGCACGACGACTTCGACGCGCTGCGCGCACTCGTCGCCCCCGACCTGCGGGATCCGCAACTCGCGCGCATCCTGATGGCCTGGACCCAGCTGATCGGCAGCATCAGCTTCGAGCTCTTCGGTCACCTGAACAACGTCGTGCGTAACTACGAGACGTACTTCGTGTTTCAGATGACGACCATCGGGCGTGAACTGGGTCTGCGGTGA
- a CDS encoding alpha/beta fold hydrolase: protein MSRITVGTQNSTEIQLHYTDQGSGQPVLLIHGYPLDGNSWEKQTKALLAAGYRVLTYDRRGFGGSTHAADGYDYDTFAADLDTVLTHLDLRDVILVGFSMGTGELARYVANHGADRVAKLAFLASLEPFLLQTDDNAEGVPADVFEGIKTAATNDRFAWFTQFYSDFYNLDETLGKRISEEVVRASWNTATQSAPVAAYAVVPSWLEDFRSDVEAVKNAGKPTLILHGTGDRILPIDATARRFAKLVPDARYVEIEGAPHGLLWTHADEVNTALLEFLKS, encoded by the coding sequence ATGAGTCGAATCACGGTTGGCACACAGAACTCGACGGAAATACAGCTGCACTACACCGACCAGGGCTCCGGGCAGCCGGTCCTGCTCATCCACGGCTACCCGCTCGACGGCAACAGCTGGGAGAAGCAGACCAAGGCGCTGCTGGCCGCCGGCTACCGCGTCCTCACTTACGACCGCCGCGGCTTCGGTGGCTCCACGCACGCCGCCGACGGGTACGACTACGACACGTTCGCCGCCGACCTCGACACGGTGCTCACCCACCTGGACCTGCGCGACGTCATCCTCGTCGGCTTCTCGATGGGCACCGGCGAGCTGGCCCGCTACGTCGCCAACCACGGCGCCGACCGGGTCGCGAAGCTCGCGTTCCTCGCGTCGCTGGAGCCGTTCCTGCTGCAGACCGACGACAACGCCGAGGGCGTCCCGGCGGATGTCTTCGAAGGGATCAAGACGGCGGCGACGAACGACCGCTTCGCCTGGTTCACGCAGTTCTACAGCGACTTCTACAACCTCGACGAGACGCTCGGGAAGCGGATCTCCGAGGAGGTCGTCCGGGCGAGCTGGAACACCGCGACCCAGAGCGCGCCGGTCGCCGCCTACGCGGTGGTGCCGTCGTGGCTGGAGGACTTCCGCTCCGACGTCGAGGCGGTGAAGAACGCCGGCAAGCCGACGCTGATCCTGCACGGCACCGGTGACCGCATCCTGCCGATCGACGCCACCGCGCGTCGGTTCGCCAAGCTGGTACCGGACGCCCGGTACGTCGAGATCGAGGGCGCGCCCCACGGGCTCCTGTGGACGCACGCCGACGAGGTCAACACCGCGCTACTGGAGTTCCTGAAGTCCTGA
- a CDS encoding response regulator: protein MTIRILIADDQALIRGGLAALFTAAPGTEVVGEAADGAQAVELAVETRPDLVLMDIRMPVLDGIGATRQILSGTVQPRPRVVVLTTFDVDEYVYAALGEGAAGFLLKDTPPERILAAVHTIMAGDVLITPHITQRLIENSSRHHRVSVVEQPQLESLTARELEVLRLVGLGLTNTQIAGRLVLSEATVKTHVKHVMGKLGLNSRAQAVVVAYETGLVVPGAAARSGLQELQ, encoded by the coding sequence ATGACGATCCGCATCCTCATCGCCGACGATCAGGCGCTCATCCGCGGCGGCCTGGCGGCACTGTTCACCGCGGCGCCGGGCACCGAGGTGGTGGGGGAGGCCGCGGACGGAGCGCAGGCGGTCGAACTGGCCGTCGAGACCCGGCCCGACCTGGTGCTGATGGACATCCGGATGCCGGTGCTCGACGGTATCGGCGCCACCCGGCAGATCCTCTCCGGGACCGTGCAGCCGCGACCCCGGGTCGTCGTGCTCACCACGTTCGACGTGGACGAGTACGTCTACGCGGCGCTCGGTGAGGGCGCGGCCGGGTTCCTGCTCAAGGACACGCCACCCGAGCGCATCCTCGCGGCCGTGCACACGATCATGGCCGGTGACGTGCTGATCACGCCCCACATCACGCAGCGGCTGATCGAGAACTCGTCGCGCCACCACCGGGTGTCGGTGGTCGAGCAGCCGCAGCTGGAGTCGCTCACCGCGCGGGAACTCGAGGTGCTGCGGCTGGTCGGGCTCGGGCTCACGAACACCCAGATCGCCGGGCGGTTGGTGCTCAGCGAAGCCACCGTGAAGACGCACGTCAAACACGTGATGGGCAAGCTGGGCCTGAACAGCCGCGCCCAGGCCGTCGTCGTCGCGTACGAGACGGGACTGGTCGTACCGGGCGCGGCCGCGCGGTCAGGACTTCAGGAACTCCAGTAG
- a CDS encoding sensor histidine kinase has product MRGNTRAIIVDAVLAAVLTAVTVSSTAYQRPDAGVLTIALVLLTSAPIVLRQVAPVATLGVVLAAQLALAVLVGNSYPEGGFAVLIATFTVATQCSRRVVLLTFGATFAVVVGTVVAMAGHSIPTPVLWSELLKGLLGIIVAGVLGESVKRRAEHTERLAARAERAAADERVRIARELHDVVAHHMSVISLQAGVSRYLLDTDRPAARTALACVEEASHDALSELRRLLEVLRPADSPGADYEPQPGLASLDGLVERTRAAGVPVEVAVSGEVRPLPPGPDLCAYRVVQESLTNVIKHAGSAGVRIAVDYGENTLTLRVLDDGAQPAAGGVPGYGIKGMRERTELYGGVLTAGPRDEGGFGVTARLPL; this is encoded by the coding sequence GTGCGCGGAAACACCAGGGCGATCATTGTCGATGCGGTGCTGGCCGCCGTCCTCACGGCGGTGACGGTCAGCAGCACCGCCTATCAGCGGCCGGACGCCGGCGTGCTCACGATCGCGCTGGTGCTCCTCACCTCGGCGCCGATCGTGTTACGGCAGGTCGCACCGGTCGCCACGCTGGGCGTCGTGCTCGCCGCGCAGCTCGCGCTGGCGGTGCTCGTCGGCAACAGCTACCCCGAGGGTGGGTTCGCGGTGCTGATCGCCACGTTCACCGTGGCGACGCAGTGCTCCCGGCGCGTCGTGCTGCTGACGTTCGGCGCGACGTTCGCGGTCGTCGTCGGCACGGTCGTCGCGATGGCCGGGCACTCCATCCCCACCCCGGTCCTCTGGTCCGAGCTACTGAAAGGGCTGCTCGGCATCATCGTCGCCGGTGTGCTGGGGGAGAGCGTGAAGCGCCGGGCCGAGCACACCGAGCGCCTGGCCGCGCGCGCCGAACGGGCCGCCGCCGACGAGCGGGTCCGCATCGCCCGCGAGCTGCACGACGTCGTCGCGCACCACATGTCGGTGATCTCGCTGCAGGCCGGGGTGTCGCGGTACCTGCTCGACACCGACCGGCCCGCGGCCCGCACCGCGCTGGCATGCGTCGAGGAGGCCAGCCACGACGCGCTCAGCGAGCTGCGCCGGCTGCTCGAGGTGCTGCGGCCCGCCGATTCCCCGGGCGCCGACTACGAGCCGCAGCCGGGGCTGGCCTCGTTGGACGGGCTGGTCGAACGCACCCGGGCCGCCGGTGTGCCGGTCGAGGTCGCGGTGAGCGGCGAGGTGCGCCCGCTCCCGCCGGGCCCCGATCTGTGCGCGTACCGGGTCGTCCAGGAGTCGCTGACGAACGTCATCAAGCACGCCGGCTCGGCCGGCGTCCGCATCGCCGTCGACTACGGCGAGAACACACTGACGCTGCGGGTGCTCGACGACGGCGCCCAGCCGGCGGCGGGCGGGGTACCGGGCTACGGCATCAAGGGAATGCGCGAACGGACCGAGCTCTACGGTGGCGTGCTCACCGCGGGGCCCCGCGACGAGGGAGGCTTCGGCGTGACGGCACGCTTACCGCTATGA
- a CDS encoding serine hydrolase domain-containing protein yields the protein MKRIFVMVAASAALLGATATAATATPKSDVRTTLQQDANAIVRQGSPGVLAELSTTHGSTTVRAGFGNTTTKEPVPRNAKFRIGSFTKTFVATTVLQLVGEGKVALDAPIEKYLPGTVKNGKNITVRQLLQHTSGLADYLAAPEFAFLGDREAFEKGRVRDFTAEELVALGMKQKPLFAPGTSWQYSNTNYALAGLLIEKVTGDDWRDQVNERIVRRLGLTDTTAPGTDHSVPDPHAVGYERFPGAGATPEDPRYGEPIDATELSSTWGDAAGEIISTTKDGNRFLRALLSGKLLKPAQLAEMKKTVAAKPFQAIWPGARYGLGLMSSTSPCGLIWGHGGDILGYKTRNGASENGTRSVIVSMNTDSLKPLPGAPKLTTDVSVPLIQHAICS from the coding sequence ATGAAACGAATCTTTGTGATGGTGGCCGCGTCAGCGGCGTTACTCGGTGCGACGGCGACCGCGGCGACCGCGACCCCGAAGTCCGACGTCCGCACCACGCTCCAGCAGGACGCGAACGCGATCGTGCGGCAAGGCTCGCCGGGTGTGCTGGCCGAGCTCTCGACGACGCACGGCAGCACGACCGTGCGCGCCGGGTTCGGCAACACCACGACGAAGGAGCCGGTGCCCCGGAACGCCAAGTTCCGGATCGGCAGCTTCACCAAGACGTTCGTCGCGACGACCGTGCTGCAGCTGGTCGGCGAGGGCAAGGTCGCGCTCGACGCCCCGATCGAGAAGTACCTGCCGGGCACGGTGAAGAACGGCAAGAACATCACCGTGCGGCAGCTGCTGCAGCACACCAGCGGCCTGGCCGACTACCTCGCGGCCCCGGAGTTCGCGTTCCTGGGCGACCGGGAGGCGTTCGAGAAGGGCCGGGTCCGGGACTTCACCGCCGAGGAGCTGGTCGCGCTCGGGATGAAGCAGAAGCCGCTGTTCGCGCCGGGCACGAGCTGGCAGTACTCGAACACGAACTACGCGCTCGCCGGCCTGCTGATCGAGAAGGTCACCGGCGACGACTGGCGTGACCAGGTGAACGAGCGGATCGTCCGGCGGCTGGGGCTGACCGACACGACGGCGCCCGGCACCGACCACTCGGTGCCCGACCCGCACGCGGTCGGGTACGAGCGGTTCCCCGGTGCGGGCGCGACCCCGGAGGACCCGCGGTACGGCGAGCCGATCGACGCGACCGAGCTCAGCTCGACCTGGGGTGACGCGGCCGGCGAGATCATCAGCACGACCAAGGACGGCAACCGGTTCCTGCGGGCGCTGCTCTCCGGCAAGCTGCTGAAGCCGGCCCAGCTGGCCGAGATGAAGAAGACCGTCGCCGCCAAACCGTTCCAGGCCATCTGGCCGGGTGCCCGCTACGGGCTCGGCCTGATGTCCAGCACCAGCCCGTGCGGCCTGATCTGGGGCCACGGCGGCGACATCCTCGGGTACAAGACACGCAACGGTGCCAGCGAGAACGGCACGCGCAGCGTCATCGTCTCGATGAACACCGACTCACTCAAGCCGCTGCCCGGCGCGCCGAAGCTGACGACGGACGTCTCGGTGCCGCTCATCCAGCACGCGATCTGCTCGTAA
- a CDS encoding antitoxin, with the protein MSFMDKAKDFADKHDKQVDQGLEKAGDQVDERTGNKHSSHIDKGVDAAQQHTGSGDTQR; encoded by the coding sequence ATGAGCTTCATGGACAAGGCGAAAGACTTCGCCGACAAGCACGACAAGCAGGTCGACCAGGGTCTCGAGAAGGCCGGGGACCAGGTCGACGAGCGCACCGGCAACAAGCACTCGTCCCACATCGACAAGGGAGTCGACGCCGCGCAGCAGCACACGGGGTCCGGCGACACCCAGCGGTAG
- a CDS encoding Lrp/AsnC family transcriptional regulator, with protein MTAFRTEYTLDDIDWRILDELQQDGRLSFNELGRRIHLSSPAVAERVRRLQDAGVVTGYRAVVDPQRAGYGITAFIQMRCALGSCLLRTSRAEEYPEIVEVHKLSGAHCTILKLRVTTLAHLEGVVEQLGRHGELTTQVVLSTQHQNAVVARPGGADRPVTPAEGWSVS; from the coding sequence GTGACTGCCTTCCGGACGGAATACACCCTGGACGACATCGACTGGCGCATCCTCGACGAACTTCAGCAGGACGGCCGGCTGTCGTTCAACGAGCTCGGTCGCCGGATCCACCTGTCGTCGCCCGCGGTGGCCGAGCGGGTGCGCCGGCTCCAGGACGCGGGGGTCGTCACCGGCTATCGCGCGGTCGTCGACCCCCAGCGCGCCGGCTACGGGATCACGGCGTTCATCCAGATGCGGTGCGCGCTGGGCAGTTGCCTGCTGCGCACGAGCCGGGCCGAGGAGTACCCGGAGATCGTCGAGGTGCACAAGCTCAGCGGCGCGCACTGCACGATTCTGAAACTCCGGGTGACGACGCTGGCGCACCTCGAGGGCGTCGTCGAACAGCTCGGACGGCACGGGGAGCTGACCACCCAGGTCGTCCTCTCGACCCAGCACCAGAACGCCGTGGTGGCCCGACCGGGCGGGGCCGACCGGCCGGTCACCCCGGCCGAGGGATGGTCGGTGAGCTGA
- a CDS encoding SAM-dependent methyltransferase, which translates to MTDSVPSTEVSSARRYNYWLGGTDNYPVDRESGDAIAARFPSVPLAARENRKFLGRAVRHLSGLGVRQFLDIGTGIPSAGTVHEIAPGARVVYADHDPLVLAHARKLLSGSTAYLHGDLREPEPILAGARGTLDFTQPIGLLLIAILHFAKDHDQPHTHVSTLVEALPPGSYLAVTNATLDFAAPDDAADARRMLGHEMEWRSAAELGRFFDGLDLVEPGIVPVSDWHADESDRPDPAEVSSYGAVGRKP; encoded by the coding sequence ATGACCGATTCCGTACCGTCCACCGAGGTGAGCTCTGCCCGCCGGTACAACTACTGGCTCGGCGGCACCGACAACTACCCGGTCGACCGCGAGTCCGGCGACGCGATCGCCGCCCGCTTCCCGTCGGTGCCGCTGGCGGCCCGGGAGAACCGCAAGTTCCTCGGGCGGGCCGTGCGGCACCTGTCCGGCCTGGGTGTCCGGCAGTTCCTGGACATCGGCACCGGGATCCCGAGCGCGGGCACCGTGCACGAGATCGCTCCCGGCGCGAGGGTGGTCTACGCCGACCACGACCCGCTCGTGCTGGCCCACGCACGGAAGCTGCTGAGCGGCTCCACCGCGTACCTGCACGGTGACCTCCGGGAGCCGGAACCGATCCTCGCCGGCGCACGCGGGACGCTCGACTTCACCCAGCCGATCGGCCTGCTGCTGATCGCGATCCTGCACTTCGCCAAAGACCACGACCAACCGCACACACACGTGTCGACGCTCGTCGAGGCGCTGCCGCCGGGCAGCTACCTGGCGGTCACCAACGCGACGCTCGACTTCGCCGCCCCCGACGACGCGGCCGACGCCCGCCGGATGCTCGGGCACGAGATGGAGTGGCGCTCGGCCGCCGAGCTCGGGCGGTTCTTCGACGGCCTGGACCTGGTCGAACCCGGCATCGTGCCGGTCAGCGACTGGCACGCCGACGAGAGCGACCGGCCCGATCCGGCCGAGGTGTCGTCGTACGGGGCGGTGGGGCGCAAGCCCTAG
- a CDS encoding alpha/beta fold hydrolase, with translation MPVVRSNAVDLCYETFGDPADPAALLVMGLGEQMIAWPDGFCALLAARGFHVIRFDNRDVGRSTWLDDLGDVDVRGLFAGDLSSVRYGLRDLAADTAGLLEALGVDRAHLVGVSMGGMVAQLVAIERPDLVASLASIMSTTGDRSVGQATLDDVSVLMPRPDADRAAAIAADVALYRLIGSPGFETSEEVLVSRATAKVDRAYHPAGTARQFAAIVTAADRTPGLRALTTPTVVVHGEDDRLVDVSGGRATAAAVPGSSLVLVPGLGHDLPEGAWDRIVDAIAANAARA, from the coding sequence TTGCCTGTCGTCCGATCGAACGCCGTCGACCTCTGCTACGAGACGTTCGGTGATCCCGCCGACCCGGCGGCGCTGCTCGTCATGGGCCTGGGCGAACAGATGATCGCGTGGCCCGACGGGTTCTGCGCGCTTCTCGCCGCCCGCGGCTTCCACGTGATCCGGTTCGACAACCGCGACGTCGGCCGTTCGACCTGGCTGGACGACCTCGGCGACGTGGACGTGCGCGGGTTGTTCGCCGGGGACCTGTCGTCCGTGCGCTACGGGCTGCGGGACCTGGCCGCCGACACCGCCGGTCTGCTCGAGGCGCTCGGCGTGGACCGGGCGCACCTGGTGGGCGTCTCGATGGGTGGCATGGTCGCCCAGCTGGTCGCGATCGAGCGTCCCGACCTGGTCGCCAGCCTGGCCTCGATTATGTCGACCACCGGCGATCGCTCGGTCGGGCAGGCCACCCTCGACGACGTCTCCGTGCTGATGCCCCGGCCGGACGCCGACCGGGCGGCCGCGATCGCGGCGGACGTGGCCCTCTACCGTCTGATCGGCTCACCCGGCTTCGAGACCAGCGAGGAGGTCCTGGTCAGCCGCGCGACCGCGAAGGTCGATCGCGCTTACCACCCGGCCGGCACGGCCCGGCAGTTCGCGGCGATCGTCACGGCGGCCGACCGCACCCCGGGCCTGCGCGCGCTGACGACGCCGACCGTGGTCGTCCACGGCGAGGACGACCGCCTGGTCGACGTGAGCGGCGGGCGGGCCACGGCCGCCGCCGTCCCCGGCTCCTCGCTGGTGCTCGTCCCGGGCCTGGGCCACGACCTGCCCGAAGGCGCCTGGGACCGGATCGTCGACGCGATCGCCGCCAACGCGGCGAGGGCCTGA
- a CDS encoding Ltp family lipoprotein, with the protein MGAIGGGTDATSADASTTNAATAEAAAPAGSSAATPAGDAPEASPTKAETAEQRNAVRAAKQYLEFSAFSRKGLIRQLSSDAGSGYTLDAATYAVDALDVDWNEQAVKAAKSYLDTMPFSRQGLIQQLESEAGSGFTHEQAVHGADQALKE; encoded by the coding sequence GTGGGCGCGATCGGCGGCGGCACCGACGCCACCTCGGCGGACGCCTCCACCACGAACGCTGCCACCGCCGAGGCCGCCGCCCCGGCCGGCTCCAGCGCCGCGACGCCCGCCGGGGACGCCCCGGAAGCGTCCCCCACCAAAGCGGAGACCGCGGAACAGCGCAACGCCGTCCGGGCCGCGAAGCAGTACCTCGAATTCAGTGCGTTCTCACGCAAGGGCCTGATCCGGCAACTGTCGTCCGACGCCGGCTCCGGTTACACGCTCGACGCTGCGACCTACGCCGTGGACGCCCTGGACGTCGACTGGAACGAGCAGGCCGTCAAGGCCGCGAAGTCGTACCTCGACACGATGCCGTTCAGCCGCCAAGGCCTGATCCAGCAGCTGGAATCCGAGGCCGGATCCGGCTTCACCCACGAACAGGCCGTGCACGGGGCCGACCAGGCACTGAAGGAATGA
- a CDS encoding VOC family protein, whose translation MAQLTEPRWTHVALPVTDLEASIEFYTTVTPLVIVTRNVDDNGKGVWLSNKGQVDSPFVLVLAEFKPEIGKNFGIEPGKKATTLAPFAHIGIELPNREDVDAVADKARAVGALEWEPRDMAAHIGYICAVKDPDGNTIEFSHNQKVFSTITELWG comes from the coding sequence ATGGCACAACTCACTGAACCGCGCTGGACGCACGTCGCGCTTCCGGTCACCGACCTCGAGGCGTCGATCGAGTTCTACACGACGGTCACCCCCTTGGTGATCGTCACCCGCAACGTCGACGACAACGGCAAGGGCGTGTGGCTCTCCAACAAGGGCCAGGTCGACTCGCCGTTCGTGCTCGTGCTGGCCGAGTTCAAGCCGGAGATCGGCAAGAACTTCGGCATCGAGCCCGGCAAGAAGGCGACGACCCTCGCCCCGTTCGCGCACATCGGCATCGAACTGCCCAACCGCGAGGACGTCGACGCGGTGGCCGACAAGGCCCGAGCGGTCGGTGCGCTGGAGTGGGAGCCGCGCGACATGGCTGCCCACATCGGCTACATCTGCGCGGTGAAGGACCCCGACGGCAACACGATCGAGTTCTCCCACAACCAGAAGGTGTTCTCGACGATCACCGAACTCTGGGGCTGA
- a CDS encoding amidohydrolase family protein, protein MNSADTLVVHTTVVSMNDERQIITDAAVAIKDGLIAAVGKTADVEQEWHADDVLDGRRFVVTPGLINTHVHATGEPLTRGFVPDDTPFIENVFEWLTPIHTYYSEEDEHISAQLAALEMLKSGTTTFLEAGTVRFIDPVVEALGEIGIRARVGPWAWDQVQDYEALRMDTDTAIATLEDAMNRHASAYDGRIQAWPIIIGHTCCSDELWKAAKALSVQHGTGLSFHMSPAAMDPEGFLASFGQRPMVHLAELGVLGDNVILTHAVHVDDEEIALLASTGTSVSHCPTTALKVSYGVTQIGKFPEMVNAGVNVAIGTDGNNASNYHDLMRATYLVAGLFKDARRDATIFPAEDAFAMATRNGARGLQEADRLGSIEVGKQADLVLHDTDRPEWRPLHNIANQLVWSADGRGVHTVFVGGRRVVENYRLTTLDEFDLLERAQKAGEGIRRRSGLPDRAKWPTI, encoded by the coding sequence ATGAACAGTGCCGACACCCTTGTCGTCCACACCACGGTCGTCAGCATGAACGACGAGCGTCAGATCATCACCGACGCGGCCGTGGCGATCAAGGACGGACTGATCGCCGCCGTCGGCAAGACCGCCGACGTGGAACAGGAGTGGCACGCCGACGACGTCCTCGACGGCCGCCGGTTCGTGGTCACCCCCGGCCTGATCAACACCCACGTGCACGCCACCGGCGAGCCGCTCACCCGGGGATTCGTCCCGGACGACACCCCGTTCATCGAGAACGTCTTCGAGTGGCTCACCCCGATCCACACGTACTACTCCGAAGAGGACGAGCACATCTCCGCGCAGCTCGCCGCGCTGGAGATGCTCAAGTCCGGCACCACGACGTTCCTCGAGGCCGGCACGGTGCGATTCATCGACCCGGTCGTCGAGGCGCTCGGCGAGATCGGCATCCGGGCCCGCGTCGGGCCGTGGGCCTGGGACCAGGTGCAGGACTACGAGGCCCTGCGGATGGACACCGACACCGCGATCGCGACGCTCGAGGACGCGATGAACCGGCACGCGTCGGCCTACGACGGGCGCATCCAGGCCTGGCCGATCATCATCGGGCACACCTGCTGCAGCGACGAGCTCTGGAAGGCCGCGAAGGCGCTGTCGGTGCAGCACGGCACCGGCCTGAGCTTTCACATGTCGCCGGCGGCGATGGACCCCGAGGGCTTCCTGGCCTCGTTCGGGCAGCGGCCGATGGTGCACCTGGCCGAGCTCGGCGTGCTCGGGGACAACGTGATCCTCACCCACGCCGTGCACGTCGACGACGAGGAGATCGCGCTGCTGGCGTCGACGGGGACGAGCGTGTCGCACTGCCCGACGACCGCGCTCAAGGTTTCCTACGGCGTGACGCAGATCGGCAAGTTCCCCGAGATGGTGAACGCCGGCGTGAACGTGGCGATCGGCACCGACGGCAACAACGCGTCGAACTACCACGACCTGATGCGCGCCACCTACCTGGTGGCGGGCCTGTTCAAGGACGCACGGCGCGACGCGACGATCTTCCCGGCCGAGGACGCGTTCGCGATGGCCACCCGCAACGGCGCGCGGGGCCTGCAGGAGGCCGACCGGCTCGGCTCGATCGAGGTCGGCAAGCAGGCCGACCTGGTGCTGCACGACACCGACCGCCCGGAGTGGCGGCCGCTGCACAACATCGCCAACCAGCTGGTGTGGTCGGCCGACGGCCGCGGCGTGCACACCGTCTTCGTCGGCGGCCGCCGTGTCGTCGAGAACTACCGCTTGACCACGCTCGACGAGTTCGACCTGCTCGAGCGGGCCCAGAAGGCCGGCGAAGGAATCCGCCGCCGCTCCGGGCTTCCCGACCGGGCCAAGTGGCCCACTATCTGA